CAGCCTGGGGAGACCCTGGGAATTGCTCCTGAATCCCAGGGTCATGGTTAGCAGGTTCATGGCCAGTAGGTTCATGGTCAGCAGGTTTACCGTCGGCAGGTTTACCGTCAGCAGGTTCACCGTCAGCAAGGCGATCTCCAGTAGGTTTACCGTTAGCAGGTTTACCGTCGGCAGGTTTACCGTCAGCAGGTTTACCGTCAGCAGGTTTACCGTCAGCAGGTTCACCGTCAGCAAAGCGATCGCCAGCAGGTCCACCGTCAGCAGGTTTACCATCAGTAGATCCACCGCCAGCAGGTTCATCGCCAGTGGACACCAAGCCCAACAGCAGACTTTGGGGACGCTCCAATTCCTGGCGGTAGCTGTCCAAGGACCACATTCCCCCTAAACACTGCTGATCTAAAGCCACCGCAGCGGGGAGAAGCGCCTCGGTTAGGTGATGCAAACGCAAAGGGTGCAAGGTCCGTGACTCCATGGGGTTAAACTTGTGAGGAGATAGTATCAGTCGGGGGTCGATTGACCGCTGGGCGACGTACACCCCATCGACCGGTAAGAGCCGTCAAACCTTAAACCTTGGCAGCCTCAACCCATCAGTCCCCCAGTCATCCCCCAGTAACCCCTAAACAACCCCTCAGTGCCATGGTATCAACCCCTGCTCCCTCCCTGGATTCTGCCCAACTCACCGGATCCGCCTATTTGCCCCCTGGCGATGCCACGGCCCTGTCCCCCAACCAGTCCCTGATGCCCTTAACGGCCCAGGTCAATAGCCACCATCATTTGACGGTGGGGGGCTGTGATGTCAAAGACTTGGTGCAACAATTTGGCTCTCCCCTCTACATTTTGGACGAGGAAACCCTGCGCACTGCCTGTCGCCAGTATCGGGACAGTTTCCAGCGGTTTTACCCCGGTGAGTCCCAGGTGCTGTATGCCTCCAAGGCTTGGAATTGCTTGGCCGTCTGCGCGATCGTGGCCAGCGAAGGACTGGGGCTAGATGTGGTCTCTGGGGGTGAACTCTACACCGCCATCCAAGCCGGAGTTGATCCCCAAAAAATTTATCTCCACGGCAATAATAAATCCGCCAGTGAACTGCAACTGGCCCTTGATGTGGGCTGCACGATCGTCGTAGACAACTGGTTTGAACTGGAGACCCTGGCCCAACTCGCCACTGCCGCCGGCAAAACTCCCCAACAGCCCCAACGGGTCATGGTGCGCTTCACCCCCGGCATCGAGTGCCACACCCACGAATATATTCGCACCGGCCATCTGGACAGCAAATTTGGCTTTGATCCCGATCAACTGGCCCCGCTATTCCAACGCCTCAGCCAGACCCCCAGCCTCACCTGCATCGGTCTCCATGCCCACATTGGTTCCCAGATTTTTGAACTGAAGCCCCATGAAGATTTAGCTGGAGTGGTCATTAAGGCGTTTGTCGAAGCCCAAGCCGCTGGCTTACCCATGGCAGAGGTCAACATTGGCGGCGGTCTAGGGATTCGCTACACCGAATCCGATGATCCCCCCAGTATCGAAACCTGGTCGGAAACCGTGGGTACTGCCCTGGTCAAGGCTTGCACAGCGGCCCAGATCCCTATGCCCAAGCTGCTGTGTGAACCGGGGCGATCGCTGATCGGTTCCGCCTGTGTCACTGCCTACACCGTGGGTAGCCGCAAAGAGGTGCCGGGACTACGCACCTACCTCACCGTGGATGGGGGCATGTCCGACAACCCCCGACCCATCACCTACCAGTCCGTTTACCGTGCTGTGGTGGCCAACCGCCTAGACCAACCCTGCACCGACGTGGTCACCCTGGCCGGGAAACATTGCGAGTCCGGGGATGTCGTTATTAAAGAAGCCCACCTACCCCCCGCTGAACCGGGGGACATTGTGGTGGTTATGGCCACGGGAGCCTATAACTACAGCATGGCCTCCAACTACAATCGCCTCAGTCGTCCTGGGGCCGTTGTGGTTCAGGGGGGGGAAGCCAGCTTGATTTTGCAGCGGGAAACCTACGCCGATCTGCTGCGCCAGGACTGTTTACCGGAGCGCTTGGCGATCGCTGCGAACCCGGTCCCAGCATCCTAGGGGCTGCTGTCCTCCTAGGCTTAACCCCTGAAGAACGGGATTGATGGGGGGCAGCGCAACCGCCTGCTATACCCCTGATTTTGGTGTTGACACCGGGGCAACGCTGGCAATGATTCAAGGTGCCCGTGGGTTAGGGTTGATGCTGATTCCCGATACAGCAGTTCTAAATGGGTCATGTGGTGTGCGCCCGCAGGGCGCAGACTACACCAAGGGTTTCAGTCATCGAGATCCTTACAACTTAGGATTGCTGTAGGGCACCTCGAAAAATCCAAATTTTCACCCAGTGTCCCACGTAAAAATAGGGGTTGTGGCGGGCGGCTCCGCCCAACCCAATTAATCGAGGTGCCCTGTAGCAGGTCTGAGAAAACCATGGATCACCCCGGTTCAGGGGGATAATCGGTTAGGGGTGGGACGGGCATCGGGGTAAACCAGCAGAAGCTCCCGGTCTGCCGTTGGCCTTGGGCAAGATGGGGGATCTGCTGGGGATCTGCCGGGGATCTGCTCTGGACTAGCACTTCCCCGGCGGCGATCGCGTCCCATCCTGTTCTTAACGTCTTCCAAGCAGATTTATACAGCAGTTCAGGCCAAAGCAGGTTGGATGGAAACTTTGTGGCAACAGTGGCTGATTCTCAAAGAAGGGCTATTTAGTGGCCGCTGGGCACAGTCCTGGCAGTGGCAAACCCTAGACTTTGGTTTGATCCTCGTGTTGGCCTATGTCGTCCTGGTGATGATTGGGGAGCGGCGATCGCTGTGGATGGTGCGGGGGTTTATTTGGCTGATGTTGACCACCGCCATCGCCCGAATTATTCACCTGGAACGGTTTGCCCTCGTGCTAACCCTGGTATTGTTAATTTCTGCGGTGGCTATGGCCATCGAACTGCACTCGGAACTGCGCCGCTTTTTAGAACAAGTAGGCCAATTTCGGTTGTCGGCCCTGTTCCAGCCTGAACTGTGCTTAGACCCTAAAACCAATGACATGGTGGAAGAAATCGTTGATGCCGTCAAAGAACTCTCCCAAAGCCGCACGGGGGCATTGATGATCTTGGAAACGGCTGCTCCCATCGACGATCGCGATTTTCGGGTGCCGGGGGTGCGCCTCAATGCAGAACTGTCCCGCGAATTATTGCAGACCATCTTCCAAACCTCCACCCTCCTCCACGATGGAGCGGTCTTAATCCGTGCGTCCCGCATTGTGGCCGCCAGTGTGATTCTCCCCATCTCCGAACGCCCCGCCGCCCGTCGCTTGGGAACACGGCACCGAGCCGCCATGGGTATTACGGAACGGGTCAAAGCCTGTGTTTGTGTTGTAGTCTCAGAAGAGACGGGTTCCATTTCCTTGGCGGAAGAAGGGACCCTGAAGCGACCCATCACCAGTAGCAAACTCAAGGAACTCTTGGAGGAGCGGTTTTCTCCGGCTGTCGATCGGGGAGCCGTCGCTCCAGACTTACGCAACTTGAGTCATCAAGCTTGGAAACAAGTGGGAACCCTAATGGCACGACTCTTGCATTTCCTCCTACCATCCACCTTGCGGGAGAAAAAATGACTGTTCAGCCCTCTACTACCCACCCGTTGCCCCCGGATCTCAACGCGGAGCGGATGCCCCACCATGTTGCCGTCATTATGGACGGGAATGGGCGCTGGGCAGAGCAACGGGGACTCCCCCGCCTCATGGGTCATCGGCAAGGAGTTGCCGCCCTTAAATCCACGGTGTACTGCTGTTCCAGTTGGGGCATTCCAGCCCTAACGGTCTATGGTTTTTCCGCAGAAAACTGGGGTCGCCCTCGGACAGAAGTTGATTTTTTGATGGAACTGATTAACCACGCCCTGGGGCGGGAATTGGATGAAATGATCAGTCGTGGCGTTTGTCTGCGGGTTGTGGGGGATCTCAATGGACTGCCCTCCCGTCTGCAAACTAACATTGAGGAAGCCATGGCCAAGACTCGCCAGAATCAAGGGGTTTTGTTGACCTTGGCCTTGAACTATGGGGGTCGCCAGGAAATTACGGAAGCCTGTCGTCACATCGCGACCCAAGTCCAGCAGGGACATTTAGCCCCGGAAGATATCAACGATGAACTCTTTGGTCGCCATGTGTTTACGCCCTCGGTGGGGGATCCCGATTTGCTGATTCGCACGAGTGGGGAAATGCGCATTAGTAATTTTCTGCTGTGGCAATTAGCCTATTCAGAAATTTATGTGACCCCAACCCTCTGGCCGGATTTTGATCAAATGGAATTTCACCGGGCGTTGTGTGACTATCAGCAACGGCACCGCCGCTTTGGCAAACTCTGATAGCGTAATTGGGCGCAGGAACCCTGCTCCGTAGGTTGGGTAGAGGAACGAAACCCAACGGGCAACCTATGCTTCCCTGTGTTGGGTTTCGCCCCCTGAATCAAAGATGCTCGGTGTAGGTTGGGTAGAGGAACGAAACAGAGGAACGAAACCCAACGGGCAACCTGTGGGTCCCTGTGTTGGGTTTCGCCCCCTGAATCTTGGGCATAAACTGAGACGGGTCGCAAGCTCAACCCAACCTACGGAAACTCAACCCAACCTACGGAAACATGGGTTTTTCAGACGTTTTGGTAGTTAATCAGACCGTATACATACAAATTAGCCTAAACTTTGCGATCGCGGCCAAGGATTAGAAAGACTTCAAGTGATGGGTACACAGTAGGCCGGTTGCGATTAGACCGAAGGTTGCAGCGATCGATAAATCCACCAAGCCGCCGCCATAAAGGTACAGTTGCCCACCACCGTCATACTGGCCTGGAGGGTCACTAGCCAATCGAGCTGGGGGGCGTTATCAAAAAAGTGCCAGGTACAGGCGCACATCGCACTCACTAAGGCGGGCACCATGCCCCAGGCCAGGGCTTGCCAAGCTTTCTGCTGGCTCGCTTCGGCATATTGCCACACAAACCAAATGGCCACGATCCATTCCAGGACGCTGGACACATGAATAATCCAAGTGGGAATTGACAGGGCGTGCATGGAACTCCAGGGACTAAAGATCTAACCTCCCCTCGCCCACCCTGGGAGAGGGGCTGGGGGTGAGGGCCATCTAAACTCCCCTCGCCCATCCTGGGAGAGGGGCAGGGGGTGAGGGTCTTACGCCTCGATCGTTACACCCTTCCCTTTCCAAAAGGCCACATAATTTTCGATATTTTTAGCCTTGTCTTTGGCTTGGGGATAATACCAAGCCCCATTGGGAATGGTGGAGCCATTGACGGCAATGGTGTAATAACTGGCGGTACCTTTCCAACCACAAACCGTATGGTAATCCGTGGCTGTAAAATACTCTGACTTGATGGCAGAGGGGGGAAAATAAATGTTGCCTTCCACGGTTTCGTACTGATCCGTTTCAGCAATAACAACGCCATTAAATGTCGCTTTAGCCATGGGTTAAACCTCCCAGAAATACGATACAGCAGTCCTAAATGGGTCGTGTGGTGTGCCCCCGGAGGGGGCACACCACACCAAGGGTTTCAGCCATCGAGATGCCTACAACTGATTTAGGGTTGCTGTAGAACTACGATCGAGGGGCAGACCTTGCAATTGTACGGGTTCGGGAACCCTAGGATCCCAAACCCGTTGAAACGTCCTTAGGGATCGCAAGACTGCAAGCGCCCCAACTGCACCACCACTGATTCTAGGGTAGCCCGCAGGGTGCCATAGGACTGATCCGATTGGTTAACAAAGGCACTGAAGACCAACGGGGGGAACTGGGGGGGCTGGACATACCCGGCGAGGGCATAAACGCCGCTCATACTGCCGGTTTTGCCCTGGAAGCGACCGACCAGGGCCGTATTCGTAAACCGCGATCGCAGACTCCCCGACTCCCCCGCCACCGCGAGGGATTGGCGATAGATGGATCCCTGGGGCGATCGGGCCATGGTCTGTAACACCCTCACCATGGCCTGGGGGGTGATGCTGTTGTGGCGGGATAAACCGGAGCCATCGGCCAGATCCACCGCTTCCGGGGGAATGCCCCACTGGGTCAGGGTTTGGCCCATGGTATCCAAGCCCTGCTCCCAGGCATTAGCCCCAGCAGTGGGAACCCCTGCCCTGGGAACCCCTGCCCTGGGAACCCCTGAGCCTTGGCCCAGCCACTGCACCAGGGCTTCACCATAGAGATTTTGGCTGNNNNNNNNNNNNNNNNNNNNNNNNNNNNNNNNNNNNNNNNNNNNNNNNNNNNNNNNNNNNNNNNNNNNNNNNNNNNNNNNNNNNNNNNNNNNNNNNNNNNCAGGAACGAAACAGAGGAACGAAACCCAACGGGCAACCTGTGGGTCCCTGTGTTGGGTTTCGCCCCCTAAATCAAAGATGCTCGCTGTAGGTTGGCTAGAGGAACGAAACCCAACGGGTAACCTGTGGGTCCCTGTGTTGGGTTTCGCCCCCTAAATCAAAGATACTCGCTGTAGGTTGGGTAGAGGAACGAAACCCAACGGGCAACCTGTGCTTCCCTGTGTTGGGTTTCGCCCCCTGAATCAAAGATACTCGCTGTAGGTTGGGTAGAGGAACGAAACCCAACGGGCAACTTGTGGGTCCCTGTGTTGGGTTTCGCCCCCTGAATCAAAGATACTCGCTGTAGGTTGAAGTATATGGTCGAACCTGTTTAGCCCCTTATTTTGGGATCTGTATTGTTTGATTCCCTAAATTGAAGAAATTCGCATTAGTAATTGTATAGTGTGGAAACCAACCTATTAAGAAATTGATGTCTCCCCAAGCTTCTGCCCCCATCCTCATCAAATCCAATTTTCGCTGGAGCAGAGGAACGAAACCCAACGGGCAACCTGTGGGTCCCTGTGTTGGGTTTCGCCCCCTGAATCAAAGATGCTCGGTGTAGGTTGGGTAGAGGAACGAAACCCAACGGGCAACTTGTGGGTCCCTGTGTTGGGTTTCGCCCCCTGAATCAAAGATGCTCGGTGTAGGTTGGGTAGAGGAACGAAACAGAGGAACGAGACCCAACGGGTAACCTGTGGGTCCCTGTGTTGGGTTTCGCCCCCTGAATCTTGGGCATAAACTGAGACGGGTCGCAAGCTCAACCCAACCTACGGAAACTCAACCCAACCTACGGAAACATGGGTTTTTCAGACGTTTTGGTAGTTAATCAGACCGTATACATACAAATTAGCCTAAACTTTGCGATCGCGGCCAAGGATTAGAAAGACTTCAAGTGATGGGTACACAGTAGGCCGGTTGCGATTAGACCGAAGGTTGCAGCGATCGATAAATCCACCAAGCCGCCGCCATAAAGGTACAGTTGCCCACCACCGTCATACTGGCCTGGAGGGTCACTAGCCAATCGAGCTGGGGGGCGTTATCAAAAAAGTGCCAGGTACAGGCGCACATCGCACTCACTAAGGCGGGCACCATGCCCCAGGCCAGGGCTTGCCAAGCTTTCTGCTGGCTCGCTTCGGCATATTGCCACACAAACCAAATGGCCACGATCCATTCCAGGACGCTGGACACATGAATAATCCAAGTGGGAATTGACAGGGCGTGCATGGAACTCCAGGGACTAAAGATCTAACCTCCCCTCGCCCACCCTGGGAGAGGGGCTGGGGGTGAGGGCCATCTAAACTCCCCTCGCCCATCCTGGGAGAGGGGCAGGGGGTGAGGGTCTTACGCCTCGATCGTTACACCCTTCCCTTTCCAAAAGGCCACATAATTTTCGATATTTTTAGCCTTGTCTTTGGCTTGGGGATAATACCAAGCCCCATTGGGAATGGTGGAGCCATTGACGGCAATGGTGTAATAACTGGCGGTACCTTTCCAACCACAAACCGTATGGTAATCCGTGGCTGTAAAATACTCTGACTTGATGGCAGAGGGGGGAAAATAAATGTTGCCTTCCACGGTTTCGTACTGATCCGTTTCAGCAATAACAACGCCATTAAATGTCGCTTTAGCCATGGGTTAAACCTCCCAGAAATACGATACAGCAGTCCTAAATGGGTCGTGTGGTGTGCCCCCGGAGGGGGCACACCACACCAAGGGTTTCAGCCATCGAGATGCCTACAACTGATTTAGGGTTGCTGTAGAACTACGATCGAGGGGCAGACCTTGCAATTGTACGGGTTCGGGAACCCTAGGATCCCAAACCCGTTGAAACGTCCTTAGGGATCGCAAGACTGCAAGCGCCCCAACTGCACCACCACTGATTCTAGGGTAGCCCGCAGGGTGCCATAGGACTGATCCGATTGGTTAACAAAGGCACTGAAGACCAACGGGGGGAACTGGGGGGGCTGGACATACCCGGCGAGGGCATAAACGCCGCTCATACTGCCGGTTTTGCCCTGGAAGCGACCGACCAGGGCCGTATTCGTAAACCGCGATCGCAGACTCCCCGACTCCCCCGCCACCGCGAGGGATTGGCGATAGATGGATCCCTGGGGCGATCGGGCCATGGTCTGTAACACCCTCACCATGGCCTGGGGGGTGATGCTGTTGTGGCGGGATAAACCGGAGCCATCGGCCAGATCCACCGCTTCCGGGGGAATGCCCCACTGGGTCAGGGTTTGGCCCATGGTATCCAAGCCCTGCTCCCAGGCATTAGCCCCAGCAGTGGGAACCCCTGCCCTGGGAACCCCTGCCCTGGGAACCCCTGAGCCTTGGCCCAGCCACTGCACCAGGGCTTCACCATAGAGATTTTGGCTGGTTTCGTTGACCACCGTGATCAACTGTCGGAGGGGGGGAGAGGGGAGGCGGGTGACCAGGGCGGGGCTGGATGGGGAGACCGGATCGGGATCCGAAGTGGGATCCGAGGTCAGGGTCCAGTGATCCACGGGGATGCCGGTGTTGCTGAGGGCGTTGGCGAATTCTTCCATAAAGCGCTGGCCGGGTTGCAGGACGGCGATCGCCACCGGCTCCGCCGCCGCCCCCACCTGTAAGGTACCCGCCACCTGCACCACTGGCTCCGTTAACTGTTGCCCCACCGTCACCCATTCCGCCTCCGTCGCGGACCCACTGCGGGAACGATTGTCCACGGTCCAGCCGCTGCGATCGCGGGGATTTTCCCACACTACCCCAAGGGGTTGCCCTAGGGCTTGGGGCACCAGGGTGAGGGGAATGGCATTTTGATTGAGGATTAGGCTATTGAGGGGGGCACCATAACCGGCCTGAATGTCCGCCAGTTCCCAGGTGGGGGGGGTGTGGGTTCCCTGGGAAAACCCCTCATTCCCCACCAAATGGTCGATCTGGCTGATACCTTTGGCCCGGAGACCTTGGGCCGTGGCTTCGGCGAGGCGGATCAGGGCCGCACTATCCAGGGCTGGATCCCCTTGGCCAATGATGGTGACTGTGGTGCTGTCCCCCAGGCTGTCCCCTAGGCTGTCCCCTAGGCTGTTTACCAGAGGGCTAGCAACATAGACCGAGGTTTGGCGCTGGTAGTCGGCTCCCAATTGCTCTAAGGCGACGGCGGTGGTCAGCAGCTTTTGGGTGGAGGCGGGGATAAAGCGACGATCGGCCTGGTGACCATAGAGCAACGCCCCCTGTTCCGGGGCAATGGCTACCCCCCAATGGCTGCGTTGGAGGTGTGGCTGATCAAAGATGGCGGCGATCGCCCCCGGTAACTGACTGGGACACAGGGGTTTTCCCTGGGCCAACGCCGCCCCCCCGATCCCAAGCCCTACGCCTAGGATCACCCCTGCTTTTAAAACCAGGGCTAGCCCATGCAGGGGCAAAGCCGTCACCCTCCACCGTCCACCCCTAGCCCCTCGTTTCAGCACCATCACCCTATGAAGTCCTCATCTTGCAGCGTATAAAAAAACTAGTTTTGTCCCTGGGATCTGACATCCCCGGTTTCTGATCGAACAACGCAGACCAGTTAACAACCCCACCCCAGAAACCGGGGATCTGGGCTGCACGAGACGAGTAGACTACGGCGATCGGATCAGGGATCTGGGCTGCACGAGACTACTACTCACTAAAGCGGATATTGCGTTGGTGCAGTTGTTCCACAAAAAACTCCTCTAGGCTGGGACGGGTTAGTTGCAGCGACAGCAGGCGACCCCCCATCAAACTGAGACTGCCCAAAAACTCCTCCGGCTTATCCTTCATCTGTCCCTGCCAGACCCCATCCTCAAACATCAGGTTTTCAACCCACTGGGCCAGAATTTCCAGGTTGAGGCGATCGCCCTGAACCCGCACCTGATAGGCCCGACTAGTGCCCAACAGTTCATCTAGGGATCCCACGCAGAGTAAATCCCCCTGGGCCAGAATCGCCACCCGATCGCAGATTTTTTCCACATCCGCCAGAATATGGCTATTAAAAAAGATGGTTTTACCCTGGTTTTTCAAGGTCAGAATAATCTCCCGCATTTGATAGCGCCCCTGGGGATCCAGCCCTGACATGGGTTCATCTAGAAAAATCAAATCCGGGTTATTGACCAATGCTTGGGCCAAACCGAGGCGTTGGAGCATCCCCTTGGAATACTCCCGCAGGGGCTTTTTGCGGGCCGTAGACTGGGCTAAGCCCACCCAATCCAGCAAATCAACCATCCGTTGCCGCTGTTCCTTGGGGTCAATGGCAAAGAGGCTAGCGGTGAACCCCAGCATTTCCCAGCCCGTCAAATAGTCGTAGAAATAGGGATTTTCCGGCAAATAACCAATGTGGGCACGGCGGGCGCGATCGCCCAAGGGTTTGCCCAAAACCTGGCCCTGGCCCTGGCTCGGTCGGGTGATCCCCAGCAAAATCTTGAGCAAGGTGGTTTTACCCGCCCCATTGGGTCCCAACAAACCAAAGGTTTCCCCTTGGGTCACACTGAGGGAAACCCCTTTCAAGGACGAAACTTTGCGGTTCAGCCAGAACCCAGTGCGATAGGTTTTGTGCAAGGTTTGGGCTTGCACCACCACGGCAGGCGCGGACGGGGGCGGCGGAGTTGGGATGGGGGTGGCGGTGGCGTTCATGGTCTCAGGTAAACTACCAATGGGGAAGGCTCAGGTTCATAATAGCGACTTCAGTCGTTGTGGGTTCACCGATTTTGGTAGGGGCAATCCCCCCGTGGTTGCCCCGGTTGTGGGTTCACCGATTTTGGTAGGGGCAATCCCCCCGTGGTTGCCCCGGTTGTGGGTTCACCGATTTTGGTAGGGGCAATCCCCCCGTGGTTGCCCCGGTTGTGGGTTCACCGATTTTGGTAGGGGCAATCCCCCCGTGGTTGCACCGGTTGTGGGTTCACCGATTTTGGTAGGGGCAATCCCCCGTGGTTGCCCCGGTTGTAGGGTTCACCGATTTTGGTAGGGGCAATCCTCCCGTGGTTGCCCTGGCTGTGGGTCGCCTGGGGTGGGTTCACCGATTTTGGTAGGGGCAATCCCCCCGTGGTTGCCCCGATTGTGGGTCGCCTGGGGTGGGTTCACCGATTTTGGTAGGGGCAATCCCCCCGTGGTTGCCCCGGTTGTGGGTTGCCAAGAGGGTCGGCACGGGGGCGAGAACCGTACCTGAGGTGGTGGCTTCTTGGAGGGGAACGACTGAAGTCGTTATTACGAACGTAACCGTACCAGGTATTTAACGAAAATTAGAACGAAAATTAGAACGAAAATTAGTTG
This region of Prochlorothrix hollandica PCC 9006 = CALU 1027 genomic DNA includes:
- a CDS encoding GNAT family N-acetyltransferase, giving the protein MESRTLHPLRLHHLTEALLPAAVALDQQCLGGMWSLDSYRQELERPQSLLLGLVSTGDEPAGGGSTDGKPADGGPAGDRFADGEPADGKPADGKPADGKPADGKPANGKPTGDRLADGEPADGKPADGKPADHEPTGHEPANHDPGIQEQFPGSPQAAVLNPEPVPWEDIRLQGLACLWSVADEAHINMLAIAPDYQGRGWGQVLLAALLLAAYDRGLEWATLEVSTQNSPALRLYHKFGFQTLGIRKGYYRHSGDDAAILWLKHLQEPATLARLRALEQQGWDRVGPG
- the lysA gene encoding diaminopimelate decarboxylase, translated to MVSTPAPSLDSAQLTGSAYLPPGDATALSPNQSLMPLTAQVNSHHHLTVGGCDVKDLVQQFGSPLYILDEETLRTACRQYRDSFQRFYPGESQVLYASKAWNCLAVCAIVASEGLGLDVVSGGELYTAIQAGVDPQKIYLHGNNKSASELQLALDVGCTIVVDNWFELETLAQLATAAGKTPQQPQRVMVRFTPGIECHTHEYIRTGHLDSKFGFDPDQLAPLFQRLSQTPSLTCIGLHAHIGSQIFELKPHEDLAGVVIKAFVEAQAAGLPMAEVNIGGGLGIRYTESDDPPSIETWSETVGTALVKACTAAQIPMPKLLCEPGRSLIGSACVTAYTVGSRKEVPGLRTYLTVDGGMSDNPRPITYQSVYRAVVANRLDQPCTDVVTLAGKHCESGDVVIKEAHLPPAEPGDIVVVMATGAYNYSMASNYNRLSRPGAVVVQGGEASLILQRETYADLLRQDCLPERLAIAANPVPAS
- the cdaA gene encoding diadenylate cyclase CdaA; amino-acid sequence: METLWQQWLILKEGLFSGRWAQSWQWQTLDFGLILVLAYVVLVMIGERRSLWMVRGFIWLMLTTAIARIIHLERFALVLTLVLLISAVAMAIELHSELRRFLEQVGQFRLSALFQPELCLDPKTNDMVEEIVDAVKELSQSRTGALMILETAAPIDDRDFRVPGVRLNAELSRELLQTIFQTSTLLHDGAVLIRASRIVAASVILPISERPAARRLGTRHRAAMGITERVKACVCVVVSEETGSISLAEEGTLKRPITSSKLKELLEERFSPAVDRGAVAPDLRNLSHQAWKQVGTLMARLLHFLLPSTLREKK
- a CDS encoding isoprenyl transferase; the protein is MTVQPSTTHPLPPDLNAERMPHHVAVIMDGNGRWAEQRGLPRLMGHRQGVAALKSTVYCCSSWGIPALTVYGFSAENWGRPRTEVDFLMELINHALGRELDEMISRGVCLRVVGDLNGLPSRLQTNIEEAMAKTRQNQGVLLTLALNYGGRQEITEACRHIATQVQQGHLAPEDINDELFGRHVFTPSVGDPDLLIRTSGEMRISNFLLWQLAYSEIYVTPTLWPDFDQMEFHRALCDYQQRHRRFGKL
- a CDS encoding DUF2499 domain-containing protein, whose protein sequence is MHALSIPTWIIHVSSVLEWIVAIWFVWQYAEASQQKAWQALAWGMVPALVSAMCACTWHFFDNAPQLDWLVTLQASMTVVGNCTFMAAAWWIYRSLQPSV
- a CDS encoding DUF427 domain-containing protein, with the protein product MAKATFNGVVIAETDQYETVEGNIYFPPSAIKSEYFTATDYHTVCGWKGTASYYTIAVNGSTIPNGAWYYPQAKDKAKNIENYVAFWKGKGVTIEA
- the dacB gene encoding D-alanyl-D-alanine carboxypeptidase/D-alanyl-D-alanine endopeptidase, which encodes SQNLYGEALVQWLGQGSGVPRAGVPRAGVPTAGANAWEQGLDTMGQTLTQWGIPPEAVDLADGSGLSRHNSITPQAMVRVLQTMARSPQGSIYRQSLAVAGESGSLRSRFTNTALVGRFQGKTGSMSGVYALAGYVQPPQFPPLVFSAFVNQSDQSYGTLRATLESVVVQLGRLQSCDP
- the dacB gene encoding D-alanyl-D-alanine carboxypeptidase/D-alanyl-D-alanine endopeptidase gives rise to the protein MVLKRGARGGRWRVTALPLHGLALVLKAGVILGVGLGIGGAALAQGKPLCPSQLPGAIAAIFDQPHLQRSHWGVAIAPEQGALLYGHQADRRFIPASTQKLLTTAVALEQLGADYQRQTSVYVASPLVNSLGDSLGDSLGDSTTVTIIGQGDPALDSAALIRLAEATAQGLRAKGISQIDHLVGNEGFSQGTHTPPTWELADIQAGYGAPLNSLILNQNAIPLTLVPQALGQPLGVVWENPRDRSGWTVDNRSRSGSATEAEWVTVGQQLTEPVVQVAGTLQVGAAAEPVAIAVLQPGQRFMEEFANALSNTGIPVDHWTLTSDPTSDPDPVSPSSPALVTRLPSPPLRQLITVVNETSQNLYGEALVQWLGQGSGVPRAGVPRAGVPTAGANAWEQGLDTMGQTLTQWGIPPEAVDLADGSGLSRHNSITPQAMVRVLQTMARSPQGSIYRQSLAVAGESGSLRSRFTNTALVGRFQGKTGSMSGVYALAGYVQPPQFPPLVFSAFVNQSDQSYGTLRATLESVVVQLGRLQSCDP
- a CDS encoding ABC transporter ATP-binding protein translates to MNATATPIPTPPPPSAPAVVVQAQTLHKTYRTGFWLNRKVSSLKGVSLSVTQGETFGLLGPNGAGKTTLLKILLGITRPSQGQGQVLGKPLGDRARRAHIGYLPENPYFYDYLTGWEMLGFTASLFAIDPKEQRQRMVDLLDWVGLAQSTARKKPLREYSKGMLQRLGLAQALVNNPDLIFLDEPMSGLDPQGRYQMREIILTLKNQGKTIFFNSHILADVEKICDRVAILAQGDLLCVGSLDELLGTSRAYQVRVQGDRLNLEILAQWVENLMFEDGVWQGQMKDKPEEFLGSLSLMGGRLLSLQLTRPSLEEFFVEQLHQRNIRFSE